The following are encoded together in the Myxococcus xanthus genome:
- a CDS encoding ATP-dependent helicase, with protein MASRTDTLQAPAVTPSLRIDYAALLNEEQLRAVEAGEGPVLVIAGAGSGKTRTLTFRVARMLERGVPPAGILLLTFTNKAAREMTRRVEELAGAFVDVRRILGGTFHHAAHVLLRQYAGVLGFSTNFTVLDREDARDLMVTCIAERRLKSDKRFPRPDLVLDLVSLAANLQQPVSHVLMDRRPQMLPLAPEVLAAAARFQQRKAQMHLMDFDDLLVHLKRLLTHHPDVKAQLTERFRCVLVDEYQDTNRLQGDLVDLFAGERKDLTVVGDDCQSIYSFRGADFTNIIGFPERYPGCSVHALTRNYRSTPEILRLANTSIALNTNQFPKVLTAARSPGVKPLIVPARDAGEQAAYVAQRIGELRDQGLSLEAMAVLYRAHNHSLELQLELTRRGIPFRVRSGVRFFEQSHIKDVLAHLRLVNNPGDELAFKRVIRRVPGVGPATAEHLWTALRASPEGTPLAEGLAHADVRAHLPRKAQKGFQAFSDLMGRLTQPEASPSPGRLIEDVLAGGYADFLRAEFSEEEHREDDVRQLAEFAGRFEDVARFLSEIALVSEFAAGEALREEGPEACLTLSTVHQAKGLEWRAVFVLWLADGRFPLSLATRLPEEEEEERRLFYVALTRARDTLALVYPQSVLPRDGERILLRPSRFLQELPGGEDAPFDRCILSTLEAEPEASVGQDGPPPGGSDPVD; from the coding sequence ATGGCCTCCCGCACCGATACGCTCCAGGCTCCGGCCGTGACGCCCTCGCTGCGGATCGACTATGCCGCGCTCCTCAACGAGGAGCAGTTGCGCGCGGTGGAGGCGGGGGAGGGGCCCGTGCTGGTGATTGCCGGCGCGGGCTCCGGCAAGACACGCACGCTGACCTTCCGGGTGGCGCGCATGCTGGAGCGAGGTGTTCCGCCCGCGGGCATCCTCCTGCTCACCTTCACCAACAAGGCGGCCCGGGAGATGACGCGCCGAGTGGAGGAGCTGGCCGGCGCCTTCGTGGACGTGCGGCGCATCCTCGGCGGCACCTTCCACCATGCCGCGCACGTGCTGCTGCGCCAGTACGCGGGCGTGCTGGGCTTCTCCACGAACTTCACCGTGCTGGACCGCGAGGACGCGCGGGACCTGATGGTGACGTGCATCGCCGAGCGCCGGCTCAAGAGCGACAAGCGCTTCCCCCGGCCAGACCTGGTGTTGGACCTGGTTTCCCTGGCGGCCAACCTCCAGCAACCCGTGTCACACGTGCTGATGGACCGCCGGCCGCAGATGTTGCCGCTGGCGCCCGAGGTGCTCGCCGCCGCCGCGCGCTTCCAGCAGCGCAAGGCGCAGATGCACCTGATGGACTTCGATGACCTGCTGGTGCACCTCAAGCGCCTGCTGACGCATCACCCGGACGTGAAGGCGCAGCTCACCGAGCGCTTCCGCTGCGTGCTCGTGGACGAGTACCAGGACACCAACCGGCTCCAGGGCGACCTGGTGGATTTGTTCGCCGGAGAGCGCAAGGACCTCACGGTGGTGGGGGACGACTGCCAGTCCATCTACAGCTTCCGGGGCGCGGACTTCACCAACATCATCGGCTTCCCCGAACGCTACCCGGGCTGCTCCGTCCATGCGCTGACGCGCAACTACCGCTCCACGCCGGAAATCCTGCGGCTGGCCAACACCTCCATCGCGCTCAACACGAACCAGTTCCCCAAGGTGTTGACGGCGGCACGGTCCCCGGGCGTCAAGCCGCTCATCGTTCCCGCCCGGGACGCCGGGGAGCAGGCCGCCTACGTGGCCCAGCGCATCGGTGAGCTCCGCGACCAGGGCCTGTCCCTGGAGGCCATGGCCGTGCTGTATCGGGCCCACAATCACTCGCTGGAGCTCCAACTGGAGTTGACCCGGCGCGGCATCCCTTTCCGGGTGCGCTCCGGCGTCCGCTTCTTCGAGCAGTCCCACATCAAGGACGTGCTGGCCCACCTCCGGTTGGTGAACAACCCGGGGGATGAGCTGGCCTTCAAGCGCGTCATCCGGCGCGTCCCAGGCGTGGGACCGGCGACGGCCGAGCACCTCTGGACCGCTCTGCGCGCATCGCCGGAGGGGACACCCCTGGCGGAGGGGCTGGCCCATGCGGACGTCCGCGCGCACCTGCCACGCAAGGCGCAGAAGGGATTCCAGGCCTTCAGTGACCTGATGGGGCGGCTGACCCAGCCGGAGGCGTCCCCCTCACCAGGGCGCCTCATCGAGGACGTCCTCGCCGGGGGCTACGCGGACTTCCTCCGGGCGGAGTTCTCCGAGGAGGAGCACCGGGAGGACGACGTCCGCCAACTGGCGGAGTTCGCCGGCCGCTTCGAGGACGTGGCGCGCTTCCTGTCGGAGATCGCCCTGGTGTCGGAGTTCGCGGCGGGGGAGGCATTGAGGGAGGAGGGGCCGGAGGCGTGCCTGACGCTGTCCACCGTCCATCAGGCCAAGGGGCTTGAGTGGCGGGCCGTCTTCGTCCTGTGGCTGGCCGACGGGCGGTTTCCGCTGTCATTGGCCACGCGCCTGCCCGAGGAGGAGGAAGAGGAGCGGCGGCTGTTCTACGTGGCCCTGACCCGGGCGCGGGACACCCTGGCGCTGGTGTACCCCCAGTCGGTGCTGCCCCGGGACGGGGAGCGGATCCTCCTGCGACCGTCCCGGTTCCTCCAGGAACTGCCCGGCGGGGAGGACGCACCGTTCGACCGGTGCATCCTGTCCACCCTGGAGGCGGAGCCCGAGGCGTCCGTGGGGCAGGATGGTCCCCCTCCGGGTGGATCGGACCCGGTGGACTGA